A stretch of Pseudomonas sp. 7SR1 DNA encodes these proteins:
- a CDS encoding multidrug transporter, giving the protein MLIGVLLVITWLILLLRYPAKALPVSLAAFVGLGLVAAWVIWQENRETRQLARLELRLAYAPEHCPADRPLLLKLKNGNDVPLVELGWRVAAYAPGDTINLADTPYNAPRYHGPGQLQPGADWQDCLPLPPLRPGYRPQTLEFRAERLHGSFSD; this is encoded by the coding sequence ATGCTTATTGGCGTCTTGCTGGTCATTACCTGGCTGATCCTGCTGCTGCGCTACCCTGCCAAGGCACTGCCGGTGTCCTTGGCGGCGTTTGTCGGCCTGGGGCTGGTGGCCGCCTGGGTGATCTGGCAGGAAAACCGCGAGACCCGGCAACTGGCACGCCTGGAGCTGCGCCTTGCCTACGCTCCGGAACACTGCCCCGCCGACCGCCCGCTGCTGCTGAAACTCAAGAACGGCAACGACGTACCATTGGTCGAGCTGGGCTGGCGGGTCGCGGCCTATGCACCCGGCGACACCATCAACCTGGCCGACACCCCGTACAATGCACCGCGCTACCACGGACCCGGCCAGTTGCAGCCCGGTGCCGACTGGCAGGATTGCCTGCCCCTGCCCCCGCTGCGTCCCGGCTATCGCCCGCAGACGCTGGAGTTTCGTGCCGAGCGATTGCACGGCAGCTTCTCCGATTGA
- a CDS encoding RHS repeat domain-containing protein, protein MSMDQGTPRLIAVDPRRLPVRSVDYCRTLERGPAHRRINRSRIDTAGRLVEQWDPRLWALRQEDEATPANLSVVYSLSSTVLLTTSVDAGRQVDLPGLASENLRSWDGRGTQREIAYDHSLRLVAVFEQGAGQPRRCVERMKYGDPGQGDGDHNQHGQLVRHDDPAGTVLSTSFSLGGQRLAQERRFTLDAVIPDWPEREADREPLLEPGDGFLTTWRLGPQGDVLEQVDARGNRQRQTLAVDGRMAGSQLLLRGQSQWQSLVRDIRYSAEGQVEEQTAGNAVRTRLAYSPEDGRLVTRSVRHGDRVLQDLEYAYDPMGNVLSIEDKAQPVRYFANQRIEPVSRFVYDTLYQLSQATGWEAGAPSQGPESMGHGDPAAVSNYRQTYRYDEGGNLVELTHVGAQNHGQQMKVARHSNRGLPYRNGVPPTEEEIDAAFDARGNWLEREPGRSLAWDLRNQLGSVTPIARASGLDDSERYVYAGDGQRVRKLRTLQTASRTLVAEVRYLPGLELRADSGNGESLQVIAARGGLDGVRILHWESTPPFAENDRYRYSCSDHLGSIALELDHDARIISREHFYPFGETAYLAGDDEAEVSYKTVRYSGKERDATGLYYYGFRYYAPWLQRWVSPDPAGEVDGLNLYRMVRNNPVTFFDTDGLAPQPEGKPKDGSNVSRIRQAFESPKSASDQLPQVRQAPLIRTARPPLKQLPQRTARVQVSSMEAFLPVGKVSTVHPESIRPTGSLSPHVGSQLLVGSHALTITQAGNIIVMRGDNRSPDEIRRAGGFFPRDNRGLKIKQEFREALMTKGFNTLANEHVRSPVPGYVSTGMDEDSGGYGDTRNYLYRMEIPGLEERSVDQQTLGIDKPFKFVPKGRLDARLLMSNDTLDQANFVAMIPPMTVEVTFITPIPSAYIVSFRKAGSREWESFH, encoded by the coding sequence ATGAGCATGGATCAGGGGACCCCGAGGTTGATTGCTGTTGATCCGCGACGCTTGCCGGTCCGTTCGGTCGATTATTGCCGCACCCTCGAGCGGGGACCGGCGCACCGACGCATCAACCGCAGCCGCATCGATACGGCGGGGCGCCTGGTCGAGCAATGGGACCCACGCTTGTGGGCCCTGCGACAGGAGGATGAAGCGACCCCCGCCAACCTTTCGGTGGTTTATTCGCTGTCCTCGACCGTGCTGCTCACGACCAGCGTCGACGCGGGCCGACAGGTCGATCTGCCTGGGCTCGCCAGCGAAAACCTGCGCAGTTGGGATGGCCGGGGCACCCAACGGGAAATCGCCTACGATCACTCGCTGCGCCTTGTGGCAGTGTTCGAGCAGGGGGCCGGCCAACCGCGTCGGTGCGTCGAGCGCATGAAATATGGTGATCCGGGCCAGGGCGATGGCGATCACAACCAGCACGGCCAACTGGTTCGTCATGACGATCCGGCGGGAACCGTGCTGTCGACGTCGTTTTCCCTCGGCGGTCAACGCCTTGCCCAGGAGCGCCGTTTTACCCTCGACGCGGTCATTCCCGATTGGCCGGAACGGGAAGCCGATCGTGAGCCGTTGCTTGAACCTGGCGATGGGTTCCTGACGACGTGGCGCCTGGGTCCGCAGGGCGATGTGCTGGAGCAGGTCGATGCCAGGGGCAATCGGCAGCGGCAGACGCTGGCCGTGGATGGAAGGATGGCTGGCAGCCAGCTGTTGCTACGGGGCCAGAGCCAGTGGCAATCCCTGGTGAGGGATATCCGTTACAGCGCCGAAGGGCAGGTCGAAGAGCAAACCGCCGGCAACGCTGTGCGGACCCGGCTCGCCTATAGTCCCGAGGATGGTCGCTTGGTGACGCGCAGCGTTCGACACGGCGACCGGGTCTTGCAGGACCTGGAGTATGCCTACGATCCCATGGGCAACGTCCTGAGCATCGAAGACAAGGCCCAGCCGGTGCGTTATTTCGCCAACCAGCGGATCGAGCCCGTCAGCCGTTTCGTCTACGACACGCTCTATCAGTTGAGCCAGGCCACGGGATGGGAAGCGGGCGCCCCAAGCCAGGGGCCCGAGTCCATGGGGCACGGCGATCCGGCGGCAGTCAGCAATTACCGGCAGACCTACCGCTACGATGAAGGCGGCAATTTGGTGGAATTGACCCATGTCGGTGCGCAGAATCACGGACAGCAGATGAAGGTGGCCCGCCACAGCAATCGTGGCCTGCCATACCGTAATGGTGTGCCGCCGACGGAGGAGGAGATCGACGCGGCATTCGATGCGCGAGGCAATTGGCTGGAACGGGAGCCGGGACGTTCCTTGGCCTGGGACCTGCGTAACCAGTTGGGTTCGGTCACCCCCATAGCCCGGGCGTCGGGTCTCGATGATAGCGAGCGGTATGTCTACGCAGGAGATGGTCAACGGGTGCGCAAGCTTCGTACCCTGCAAACCGCGAGTCGCACGCTGGTCGCCGAGGTGCGTTACCTGCCGGGGCTGGAACTGCGCGCCGACAGCGGCAACGGCGAGTCATTGCAGGTCATCGCTGCCCGAGGCGGACTCGACGGCGTTCGGATACTGCATTGGGAGAGCACGCCGCCTTTCGCAGAGAACGACCGCTATCGCTACAGTTGTTCCGATCACTTGGGGTCGATCGCCCTGGAGCTCGACCACGACGCCCGGATCATCAGCCGGGAGCATTTCTACCCGTTCGGCGAGACTGCCTATCTGGCCGGCGATGACGAGGCCGAAGTCAGCTACAAGACGGTTCGCTACTCAGGCAAGGAGCGCGATGCCACGGGGCTTTATTACTATGGGTTCAGGTATTACGCGCCGTGGCTGCAGCGTTGGGTCAGTCCGGATCCGGCTGGGGAGGTGGACGGTTTGAATCTTTATCGGATGGTGAGAAATAATCCGGTGACGTTCTTCGATACCGACGGACTCGCCCCTCAACCTGAAGGCAAGCCTAAAGATGGAAGTAACGTGTCCAGGATCAGGCAAGCATTCGAGTCGCCCAAATCTGCCAGTGATCAATTGCCGCAAGTCCGGCAAGCTCCACTGATTCGAACAGCTAGACCTCCCTTGAAACAGCTCCCACAGCGGACAGCGCGAGTCCAGGTATCTTCTATGGAAGCGTTTCTTCCGGTAGGAAAAGTATCCACAGTGCACCCTGAATCGATCCGGCCGACGGGATCGCTCTCGCCCCATGTCGGGAGCCAGCTGCTGGTTGGTTCGCACGCATTAACGATAACCCAGGCGGGGAATATTATCGTTATGCGAGGGGACAACCGCTCTCCAGATGAAATACGTAGGGCAGGTGGTTTTTTCCCCAGGGATAATCGAGGGCTGAAAATCAAACAGGAGTTCAGAGAGGCATTGATGACGAAGGGCTTTAATACCCTGGCAAATGAACACGTCAGGAGCCCTGTTCCCGGTTATGTGTCCACAGGGATGGATGAGGACTCGGGGGGATATGGTGACACCCGGAACTATCTGTACCGAATGGAGATTCCGGGGTTGGAAGAGCGGAGCGTCGATCAACAGACACTGGGGATCGACAAGCCTTTCAAGTTTGTCCCGAAAGGAAGGTTGGACGCTCGTTTACTGATGAGCAATGACACGCTCGATCAAGCCAACTTCGTCGCGATGATTCCACCCATGACGGTTGAAGTAACGTTCATCACTCCGATTCCGAGCGCTTACATTGTTTCCTTTAGAAAAGCCGGAAGTCGTGAGTGGGAGTCGTTTCATTAG
- a CDS encoding mannose-1-phosphate guanylyltransferase/mannose-6-phosphate isomerase: MIPVILSGGSGSRLWPLSRKQFPKQFLALTGENTLFQQTLERLVFEGMDTPIVVCNKDHRFIVNEQLANRKLEAQRILMEPFGRNTAPAVALTAMMLVNEGRDELMLVLPADHVIEDQKALQRALALATVAAERGEMVLFGIPPTKPETGYGYIKSTNDALLPEGVSRVSHFVEKPDAKRATEFLEAGGYFWNSGMFLFRASRFLEELKKHDPDIYDTCLLTLERSEQTADTITFDEATFACCPDNSIDYAVMEKTQRACVVPLAAGWSDVGCWASLWEVNEKDANGNVTKGDVVIQDSRNCMIHGNGKLVSVIGLENIVVVETKDAMMIAHKDKVQGVKQLVNTLNAQGRSETQNHCEVYRPWGSYDSVDMGGRFQVKHISVKPGACLSLQMHHHRAEHWIVVSGTAEVTCDENVFLLCENQSTYIPIASVHRLRNPGKIPLEIIEVQSGSYLGEDDIERFEDIYGRSTPIERGVSVKTIAQ, translated from the coding sequence ATGATTCCGGTGATCTTGTCAGGTGGTAGCGGCTCACGTCTTTGGCCGCTTTCGCGCAAGCAATTCCCAAAACAATTCCTGGCCCTGACCGGGGAAAACACCCTGTTCCAGCAGACCCTCGAACGCCTGGTGTTCGAAGGCATGGACACGCCGATCGTGGTCTGCAACAAAGACCACCGGTTCATCGTCAACGAGCAGTTGGCCAACCGCAAACTGGAAGCCCAGCGCATCCTGATGGAACCGTTCGGGCGCAATACCGCACCGGCCGTGGCCCTGACGGCGATGATGCTGGTCAATGAAGGTCGCGACGAGTTGATGCTGGTGCTGCCGGCCGACCACGTGATCGAAGACCAGAAAGCCCTGCAACGCGCCCTGGCCCTGGCCACCGTGGCCGCCGAGCGCGGCGAGATGGTGCTGTTCGGCATCCCGCCGACCAAGCCGGAGACCGGCTACGGCTACATCAAGTCGACCAACGATGCGCTGCTGCCCGAGGGTGTGAGCCGCGTTTCGCACTTCGTCGAGAAACCCGACGCCAAGCGCGCCACCGAATTCCTCGAAGCCGGTGGTTATTTCTGGAACAGCGGCATGTTCCTGTTCCGCGCCAGCCGCTTCCTCGAGGAATTGAAGAAGCACGATCCGGACATCTATGACACCTGCCTGCTGACCCTGGAGCGCAGCGAACAGACAGCGGACACCATCACCTTCGACGAAGCCACCTTCGCTTGCTGCCCGGACAACTCCATCGACTACGCGGTGATGGAAAAGACCCAGCGGGCCTGCGTGGTGCCACTGGCGGCGGGCTGGAGCGATGTCGGCTGCTGGGCGTCGCTGTGGGAAGTCAACGAAAAAGACGCCAACGGCAACGTCACCAAGGGCGACGTAGTGATCCAGGACAGCCGCAACTGCATGATCCACGGCAACGGCAAGCTGGTGTCGGTGATCGGCCTGGAGAACATCGTGGTGGTGGAAACCAAGGACGCCATGATGATCGCCCACAAGGACAAGGTCCAAGGCGTGAAACAGCTGGTCAACACCCTCAACGCCCAGGGCCGCAGCGAAACCCAGAACCACTGCGAGGTCTACCGTCCGTGGGGCTCCTACGACTCGGTGGACATGGGCGGTCGTTTCCAGGTCAAGCACATCTCGGTCAAGCCGGGCGCGTGCCTGTCGCTGCAGATGCACCACCACCGCGCCGAACACTGGATCGTGGTCAGCGGCACCGCCGAGGTCACCTGCGACGAGAACGTGTTCCTGCTGTGTGAAAACCAGTCGACCTACATCCCGATCGCATCCGTCCATCGTCTGCGCAACCCGGGCAAGATCCCGCTGGAAATCATCGAGGTGCAGTCCGGCAGCTACCTGGGCGAAGACGACATCGAGCGCTTCGAAGACATCTACGGTCGCTCCACCCCGATCGAACGCGGCGTGTCGGTGAAGACCATCGCGCAATAA
- a CDS encoding alginate O-acetyltransferase AlgF, with product MTFTTTHRRLAARSFKAVALAASLSALSFSAFAGDSALYGPVAPKGSSFVRLYNASNAEVSATVGSTNLSDVAPLASSDFSFMPGGDYSAKVGSQTVPVKLAPDHYYTLVNNASGQPQLIEEPPFKNKQKSLVRVQNLSDKALTLKTADGKTEVVPNVAAKGRGEREINPVKVSLALFEGDKKVGDLKPVALERGEAAVLYVTGSGSSLSPVWVKRPVSTR from the coding sequence ATGACTTTCACCACAACTCATCGCCGTCTCGCTGCTCGCTCCTTCAAGGCCGTTGCCCTCGCTGCCAGCCTGAGCGCCCTGTCCTTTTCCGCCTTCGCCGGTGACTCGGCCCTGTACGGCCCGGTCGCGCCAAAAGGCTCGAGCTTCGTGCGCCTCTACAACGCCAGCAACGCTGAAGTCAGCGCCACCGTCGGCAGCACCAACCTGAGCGATGTCGCCCCCCTGGCCAGCAGCGATTTCAGCTTCATGCCCGGCGGCGACTACAGCGCCAAGGTCGGCAGCCAGACCGTACCGGTGAAACTGGCTCCCGATCACTATTACACCCTGGTCAACAACGCCAGCGGCCAACCACAACTGATCGAAGAACCTCCGTTCAAGAACAAGCAGAAGTCCCTGGTTCGCGTGCAGAACCTGAGCGACAAGGCACTGACCCTCAAGACCGCCGACGGCAAGACCGAAGTGGTTCCGAACGTGGCGGCCAAAGGCCGTGGCGAGCGTGAAATCAATCCGGTCAAAGTCAGCCTGGCGCTGTTCGAGGGCGACAAGAAAGTCGGCGATCTGAAACCCGTAGCCCTGGAGCGCGGTGAAGCCGCGGTGCTGTACGTCACCGGCTCGGGCAGCAGCCTGTCGCCAGTGTGGGTCAAGCGCCCCGTGTCGACCCGCTGA
- a CDS encoding alginate O-acetyltransferase, with translation MTRSLRIFYIALFLLTLVVLGLWSMRSFFGFSTNPDATVLNGRWAKAVETHYDDEFPIKRLGTNIWAALDYKLFNEGRKGVVLGRDQWLYSDEEFNPIVNEELNLQGNYALIEGVRQKLKEQGITLVMAIVPAKARLYPEHLGEVKPSSIHANLYQDFHARVAADKIIAPDLLGPLQQAKQSGQQVFLRTDTHWTPEGAQVAAENLAKAIAERAPLNGEPQRFVTEPVEKITHKGDLRQFLPLDPLFEELMPAQEPLVKRNTREADDQPAEGDALFADAQVPVALIGTSYSANPNWNFVGALKQALHSDVVNYAEDGHGPILPMLSYLKSDAFKNSPPQVLIWEFPERYLPVNNEIGDADPQWVAELKQAGARQQNVAANTPSETPDRAQN, from the coding sequence ATGACCCGCTCATTACGCATCTTTTACATCGCACTGTTTCTGCTGACCCTGGTGGTGCTGGGCCTGTGGTCGATGCGCAGTTTCTTCGGCTTCAGCACCAACCCCGATGCCACGGTGCTCAACGGGCGCTGGGCCAAGGCCGTGGAAACCCACTACGACGACGAGTTTCCCATCAAGCGCCTGGGCACCAACATCTGGGCGGCGCTGGACTACAAGCTGTTCAACGAAGGCCGCAAGGGCGTGGTCCTGGGCCGTGACCAGTGGCTGTACAGCGATGAAGAGTTCAACCCGATCGTCAACGAAGAGCTGAACCTGCAAGGCAACTACGCGTTGATCGAGGGCGTGCGCCAGAAGCTCAAGGAGCAAGGCATCACCCTGGTGATGGCGATCGTGCCGGCCAAGGCGCGGCTGTACCCCGAGCACCTGGGTGAAGTGAAGCCATCCAGCATCCACGCCAACCTCTACCAGGATTTCCATGCTCGCGTGGCGGCGGACAAGATCATCGCCCCCGACCTGCTCGGCCCGTTGCAACAGGCCAAGCAAAGCGGCCAGCAAGTGTTCCTGCGCACCGATACCCACTGGACGCCGGAAGGTGCCCAGGTGGCCGCCGAGAACCTGGCCAAGGCCATTGCCGAGCGCGCTCCGCTCAACGGTGAACCGCAGCGCTTCGTCACCGAGCCTGTGGAAAAGATCACCCACAAGGGCGACCTGCGTCAGTTCCTGCCCCTGGATCCGCTGTTCGAAGAGCTGATGCCGGCCCAGGAGCCGCTGGTCAAGCGCAATACCCGCGAAGCCGACGACCAGCCGGCCGAAGGCGACGCCCTGTTCGCCGACGCCCAGGTGCCCGTGGCCCTGATCGGCACCAGCTACAGCGCCAACCCCAACTGGAACTTCGTCGGTGCGCTCAAGCAGGCCCTGCACAGCGACGTCGTGAACTACGCCGAAGACGGCCATGGCCCGATTCTGCCAATGCTCAGCTACCTCAAGAGCGACGCCTTCAAGAACAGCCCGCCCCAGGTGCTGATCTGGGAGTTCCCTGAACGTTATCTGCCCGTGAACAACGAAATCGGCGACGCCGACCCACAGTGGGTCGCAGAGCTCAAACAAGCCGGTGCGCGCCAACAGAACGTAGCCGCCAACACCCCATCCGAGACGCCCGACCGGGCGCAAAACTGA
- a CDS encoding MBOAT family O-acyltransferase — translation MVFSSNVFLFLFLPIFLGLYYLSGQRYRNLLLLIASYVFYAWWRVDFLALFAGVTLWNYWIGLKVGAAGVRTKPAQRWLLLGVGVDLAILGYFKYANFGVDSLNAIITSFGLNPFILTHVLLPIGISFYIFESISYIIDVYRGDTPATRNLIDFAAFVAIFPHLIAGPVLRFRDLADQFNNRTHTLDKFSEGCTRFMQGFIKKVFIADTLAVVADHCFALQNPTTGDAWLGALAYTAQLYFDFSGYSDMAIGLGLMMGFRFMENFKQPYISQSITEFWRRWHISLSTWLRDYLYITLGGNRKGTLMTYRNLFLTMLLGGLWHGANITYVIWGAWHGIWLAIEKAVGINTTPRTINPIRWALTFLLVVMGWVIFRAENLHVAGRMYGAMFSFGDWSLSELTRANLTGLQIATLVVAYVTLAFFGLRDFYTNRPPVKTKPEVSTEADCPATAQPGLIKAVPGDNPSNIHEPGYTVGVEAQVQPAYWVADWPRYVMRALVLLLFIASILKLSAQSFSPFLYFQF, via the coding sequence ATGGTATTTTCATCCAACGTGTTCCTGTTCCTGTTCCTGCCGATCTTTCTCGGCTTGTACTACCTGAGCGGGCAACGCTATCGCAACCTGCTGCTGCTGATCGCCAGCTATGTGTTCTATGCCTGGTGGCGGGTGGATTTCCTGGCGCTGTTCGCCGGCGTCACCCTGTGGAACTACTGGATCGGCCTTAAAGTCGGCGCCGCGGGCGTGCGCACCAAACCGGCCCAGCGCTGGCTGCTGCTTGGCGTGGGCGTGGACCTGGCCATCCTCGGCTATTTCAAATACGCCAACTTCGGCGTGGACAGCCTCAACGCCATCATCACCAGCTTCGGTCTCAATCCGTTCATCCTGACCCACGTGCTGTTGCCGATCGGGATCTCGTTCTACATCTTCGAGTCCATCAGCTACATCATCGACGTCTATCGCGGCGATACCCCGGCGACCCGCAACCTGATCGACTTCGCGGCGTTCGTGGCGATCTTCCCCCACCTGATCGCCGGCCCCGTGCTGCGTTTCCGTGACCTGGCCGATCAGTTCAACAACCGCACCCACACCCTGGACAAGTTCTCCGAAGGCTGCACGCGCTTCATGCAGGGCTTCATCAAGAAAGTGTTCATCGCCGACACCCTGGCGGTGGTGGCCGACCATTGCTTCGCCCTGCAGAACCCCACCACGGGTGACGCCTGGCTCGGCGCCCTGGCCTACACCGCGCAGCTGTACTTCGACTTCTCCGGCTACAGCGACATGGCCATCGGCCTGGGCCTGATGATGGGTTTCCGCTTCATGGAAAACTTCAAGCAGCCCTACATCAGCCAGTCCATCACCGAGTTCTGGCGGCGCTGGCACATCAGCCTGTCCACCTGGCTGCGTGACTACCTCTACATCACCCTGGGCGGTAACCGCAAAGGCACGCTGATGACCTATCGCAACCTGTTCCTGACCATGCTGCTCGGCGGTCTGTGGCACGGTGCGAACATCACCTACGTGATCTGGGGCGCCTGGCACGGTATCTGGCTGGCCATCGAGAAGGCCGTGGGCATCAACACCACGCCGCGCACCATCAACCCGATCCGCTGGGCACTGACCTTCCTGCTGGTGGTCATGGGCTGGGTGATCTTCCGTGCCGAGAACCTGCACGTGGCCGGTCGCATGTACGGCGCCATGTTCAGCTTCGGCGACTGGTCGCTGTCGGAACTGACCCGCGCCAACCTCACCGGCCTGCAGATCGCCACGCTGGTGGTGGCCTACGTCACCCTCGCCTTCTTCGGCCTGCGGGACTTCTACACCAACCGTCCTCCAGTCAAGACCAAGCCCGAGGTCAGCACCGAGGCCGATTGTCCGGCCACCGCGCAACCGGGCCTGATCAAGGCCGTTCCGGGCGACAACCCGTCGAACATCCATGAACCGGGCTACACCGTGGGTGTCGAAGCCCAGGTGCAACCAGCCTACTGGGTCGCCGACTGGCCACGCTATGTGATGCGCGCCCTGGTGCTGCTGCTGTTCATCGCCTCGATTCTCAAACTCTCGGCGCAAAGCTTCTCGCCGTTCCTTTACTTCCAGTTCTGA
- a CDS encoding mannuronate-specific alginate lyase, translating into MRPRTLKALLAPSLLTLAMFAGATQAAAPLRPPQGYFAPIEKVKVGDPAQGCDATPTPYTGALQFRSKYEGSDKARATLNVQSEKAFRDSTADITRIERGISKQVMQFMRDGRPEQLECTLNWLTEWAKADALMSTDFNHTGKSMRKWALGSMASAYVRLKFSESRPLANHQEQAQLIEGWFSKMADQVVSDWDNLPLDKTNNHSYWAAWSVMATAVATNRRDLFDWAVKEYKVGVNQVDADGFLPNELKRKQRALSYHNYALPPLAMIASFAQVNGVDLRQENNAALKRLGERVLAGVEDPDIFEEKNGEEQDMKDLKIDSKFAWLEPFCSLYTCSQDVLERKHEMQPFKTFRLGGDLTKVYDPSRDKGEKGS; encoded by the coding sequence ATGCGACCCCGAACGTTGAAAGCGCTGCTGGCGCCGTCCCTGCTGACCCTGGCGATGTTCGCCGGGGCCACCCAGGCCGCGGCTCCGCTGCGTCCGCCACAGGGCTACTTCGCACCGATCGAGAAGGTCAAGGTCGGCGACCCGGCCCAGGGCTGCGATGCAACGCCAACGCCCTATACCGGCGCGCTGCAGTTCCGCAGCAAGTACGAAGGCTCCGACAAGGCCCGCGCGACCTTGAACGTGCAATCGGAAAAAGCCTTCCGTGACAGCACCGCCGACATCACCCGGATCGAACGGGGTATCAGCAAGCAGGTGATGCAGTTCATGCGCGACGGTCGCCCCGAGCAACTGGAATGCACCTTGAACTGGCTGACCGAATGGGCCAAGGCCGATGCGTTGATGTCCACCGACTTCAACCACACCGGCAAGTCCATGCGCAAATGGGCCTTGGGCAGCATGGCCTCGGCCTATGTGCGCCTGAAGTTCTCCGAGTCGCGCCCACTGGCCAACCACCAGGAACAGGCGCAACTGATCGAAGGCTGGTTCAGCAAGATGGCCGACCAGGTGGTCAGCGACTGGGACAACCTGCCCCTGGACAAGACCAACAACCACTCCTACTGGGCAGCCTGGTCGGTGATGGCCACGGCCGTGGCGACCAACCGTCGCGACCTGTTCGACTGGGCCGTCAAGGAATACAAGGTCGGCGTCAACCAGGTGGACGCCGACGGTTTCCTGCCCAACGAACTCAAGCGCAAGCAGCGGGCGCTGTCGTACCACAACTATGCCCTGCCGCCCCTGGCGATGATCGCCAGTTTTGCCCAGGTCAACGGCGTGGACCTGCGCCAGGAAAACAATGCCGCCCTCAAGCGTCTGGGCGAGCGGGTACTGGCCGGTGTGGAAGACCCGGACATCTTCGAAGAGAAGAATGGCGAAGAACAGGACATGAAGGATCTCAAGATCGATTCGAAATTCGCCTGGCTCGAACCGTTCTGCTCCCTCTACACATGCTCGCAGGATGTGCTGGAACGCAAGCATGAAATGCAGCCGTTCAAGACCTTCCGCCTCGGCGGGGACTTGACCAAGGTGTACGACCCATCGCGGGATAAAGGTGAGAAAGGAAGCTAA